The Longimicrobium sp. genome contains a region encoding:
- a CDS encoding YybH family protein — protein sequence MSKYLHTLLIAAAVLALAPARAAAQESFVHVAVSPNADTAFLARADTSAVHALHMVLRDRQRWGKPDADVSSLAPFFAEDALLLGRFGEIYRGRDEILRFFQRMLGFGEIQNMRLTLGAKDGLIYVTGRYRHLIHRADGRGRFYEDLGSYAWVWERQRDGQWRIQSMMMIPEPNPGSPANPYQ from the coding sequence ATGTCCAAGTACCTTCACACTCTGCTGATCGCCGCGGCTGTCCTGGCGCTGGCGCCCGCACGCGCGGCGGCCCAGGAAAGCTTCGTCCACGTAGCGGTCAGCCCCAACGCCGACACCGCGTTCCTGGCGCGCGCCGACACGTCGGCCGTTCACGCCCTGCACATGGTGCTGCGCGACCGGCAGCGCTGGGGAAAGCCCGACGCCGACGTCTCGTCGCTGGCGCCGTTCTTTGCCGAAGACGCCCTGCTGCTGGGGCGCTTCGGCGAAATCTACCGTGGCCGCGACGAGATCCTCCGCTTCTTCCAGCGGATGCTGGGATTCGGGGAGATCCAGAACATGCGCCTCACCCTGGGCGCCAAGGACGGATTGATCTATGTCACGGGGCGCTACCGCCACCTGATCCACCGTGCCGACGGCCGCGGCCGCTTCTACGAAGACCTGGGCAGCTACGCCTGGGTGTGGGAGCGCCAGCGCGACGGCCAGTGGCGCATCCAATCCATGATGATGATCCCGGAGCCCAATCCCGGCAGTCCCGCGAACCCGTACCAGTAG